One Candidatus Korarchaeum sp. genomic region harbors:
- a CDS encoding dolichol kinase, translated as MKAGLLSSLLPVPVAVISLFAYLYFKPSPIEFFWLVILVIWILLVIFVLAKRVARWQNFYVARKVIHILTGGVAAFLAPHIFESPAIPLIGGLGMFTLTFLPRLLGRKFDWFQVEGNWGEVWFCLTWTAVICGLWYLDLNAGVASALFMAVGDGVTGIVRNKVYGRWSKGVAGSIAMLLVSLPIGWCYKGVVGLVASFIATLIEKWKSVDDNITVPLVSALVMVLLSRGIG; from the coding sequence ATGAAAGCGGGACTCCTGAGCTCTCTCCTTCCAGTACCAGTCGCAGTGATCTCATTATTCGCATACCTATACTTCAAACCCAGCCCTATAGAGTTCTTCTGGCTAGTGATCCTAGTTATCTGGATACTTCTAGTGATTTTCGTATTAGCTAAGAGGGTAGCTAGGTGGCAGAACTTCTACGTAGCTAGGAAAGTGATCCATATACTGACGGGTGGGGTCGCTGCCTTCCTAGCGCCTCATATCTTCGAATCCCCGGCTATACCCTTGATAGGAGGATTGGGTATGTTCACCCTAACCTTCCTACCTAGGCTCTTAGGTAGGAAGTTCGATTGGTTCCAGGTCGAGGGGAACTGGGGAGAGGTCTGGTTCTGTCTCACATGGACAGCTGTGATCTGCGGTCTCTGGTATCTGGACTTGAACGCTGGCGTAGCCTCAGCCCTCTTCATGGCTGTAGGGGATGGAGTCACGGGCATAGTCAGGAACAAGGTCTATGGTAGGTGGAGTAAGGGGGTCGCGGGGAGCATAGCAATGCTCCTCGTATCCTTACCGATAGGATGGTGCTACAAGGGGGTCGTTGGTTTGGTCGCATCTTTTATCGCAACACTAATCGAGAAGTGGAAGAGCGTAGATGATAATATCACTGTACCACTCGTGTCCGCTTTAGTAATGGTTCTGCTTTCGCGGGGGATTGGATGA
- a CDS encoding macro domain-containing protein produces the protein MPKVVLVLGDITEVEADAIVNPANTMLIMGGGVAGAIKRKGGDEIEREALRKAPLRIGDAVETSAGKLKAKYIIHSPTVKAPGDASNPEYVRAAVRASIRKGVELGIKSLAFPAMGAGVGGVPVDVSVRIILEEVSPSPLEEVLIVTRSRDDFSIFQKVASEMGVSFDVKGL, from the coding sequence ATGCCTAAGGTGGTCTTGGTGCTGGGCGATATAACGGAGGTCGAGGCGGATGCCATAGTGAACCCAGCTAACACGATGCTGATAATGGGAGGAGGTGTCGCAGGAGCGATAAAGAGAAAGGGAGGGGATGAGATAGAGAGGGAGGCTCTTAGAAAGGCTCCTTTAAGGATAGGAGATGCTGTTGAGACATCTGCTGGTAAGTTGAAGGCGAAGTACATCATTCATTCACCCACCGTTAAGGCACCCGGCGACGCGAGTAACCCTGAATACGTTAGAGCCGCTGTGAGAGCCTCGATCAGGAAGGGGGTTGAGCTGGGGATTAAGAGTTTAGCCTTCCCAGCTATGGGCGCGGGAGTTGGAGGGGTCCCTGTAGATGTTTCAGTCAGGATAATACTGGAGGAAGTAAGTCCCTCCCCCTTAGAGGAGGTACTCATAGTTACTAGGAGCAGAGATGACTTCTCCATATTCCAGAAAGTTGCTAGCGAGATGGGAGTTTCCTTTGATGTTAAAGGGCTCTGA
- a CDS encoding Trm112 family protein, whose product MRRRLLDLLACPSCLSFPLELIVEREEEEEGLLTVPERPICERWCAFIGSNPSNPHDCVKCMRLEIVTGKLSCKGCGSEFTIEAGVPRMLRAEDLSKVKI is encoded by the coding sequence TTGAGGAGGAGACTCCTGGATCTCCTAGCTTGCCCCTCTTGCTTGAGTTTCCCGTTAGAGCTGATAGTAGAGAGAGAGGAAGAGGAAGAAGGGCTCCTTACCGTTCCTGAGAGGCCTATTTGTGAGAGATGGTGCGCATTCATCGGATCAAATCCATCGAACCCCCATGATTGCGTCAAATGTATGAGGCTAGAGATAGTAACGGGCAAATTGAGTTGTAAGGGCTGCGGCTCTGAGTTCACCATAGAAGCGGGTGTTCCCAGGATGCTCAGAGCCGAGGATCTGAGCAAAGTAAAAATATGA
- a CDS encoding winged helix-turn-helix domain-containing protein: MDWEVFTLEDERLRLLGQEISSDVGRRILALLKDKPMSPNDLSKELGIPLTTVVFHVEKLRDAGLIRPLVRMAGKRGQKTLYTLSSSAFVILPISNEDKDRIFEALRAAMTIPRELIIRSAIVGLLVGIVMLSPWYFLIVSYHGEQAHKVVYTSLSENASSNATIGPMVKGPRILNETQITETSRFEEISWSLIPLILGLTASTTSAIIGLLMSRKSRRKVMRSDPHSSPLRQSSSG; encoded by the coding sequence ATGGATTGGGAAGTTTTCACCTTAGAGGATGAGAGACTCAGGCTCTTAGGTCAGGAGATATCGAGCGATGTAGGTAGGAGGATCCTGGCTCTCCTAAAGGATAAGCCTATGAGCCCGAACGACCTGTCTAAAGAGCTAGGAATTCCGCTAACTACCGTCGTATTCCACGTGGAGAAGCTCAGGGATGCGGGGTTGATAAGACCCCTAGTCAGGATGGCAGGTAAGAGAGGTCAGAAAACCCTCTACACGCTCTCCTCCTCAGCATTCGTAATCCTTCCTATCTCTAACGAGGATAAGGATCGTATCTTCGAGGCTCTTAGAGCTGCTATGACTATTCCGAGAGAGCTTATCATTAGGAGCGCTATCGTTGGTCTCTTAGTTGGTATAGTGATGCTCTCCCCATGGTACTTCCTGATAGTGAGTTATCACGGTGAGCAGGCTCATAAGGTAGTCTATACTTCTCTAAGCGAGAACGCCAGCTCTAATGCCACGATAGGGCCGATGGTCAAGGGACCGAGGATCCTCAATGAGACACAAATCACGGAGACTTCACGTTTCGAGGAAATATCGTGGTCTCTGATCCCCCTAATACTCGGATTGACAGCTTCTACGACATCAGCGATCATCGGGTTGCTGATGTCCAGGAAATCTAGGAGAAAAGTTATGCGTTCTGATCCACATAGCTCCCCGCTTCGTCAGTCTAGCTCCGGCTAA
- a CDS encoding HAD family phosphatase, which produces MEMRFIACFDMDGTLIEITSSWEFIHKILGTEELVSIYKLMYERGEISYREWAELDISTWRGKDFSEVLKRLDEIKLTDKAEESVRVLKDSGFIVGVISSGVDVIASRVCKKLEMDFCRSARLLIEGNEVKGLIEDLPPHMKGLVLEEVARNYGVALSRVAFVGDGESDLSIFEMELGLKIAFRPRSERIIELSDHVVHDLLSAAKLIVEWSKGTE; this is translated from the coding sequence ATGGAAATGAGGTTCATCGCTTGCTTCGATATGGATGGGACGCTCATTGAGATAACGAGCTCTTGGGAGTTCATTCACAAGATCCTAGGGACTGAGGAGTTAGTTTCCATCTATAAACTCATGTACGAGAGAGGAGAGATAAGTTATAGGGAGTGGGCGGAGCTTGATATCTCGACGTGGAGAGGTAAGGACTTCTCTGAAGTCCTCAAGAGGTTAGATGAGATAAAACTGACGGATAAAGCTGAGGAGTCCGTGAGGGTCCTTAAGGACTCAGGTTTTATCGTCGGAGTTATAAGCTCCGGAGTGGATGTGATCGCATCTAGAGTTTGTAAGAAGCTTGAAATGGATTTTTGTAGGAGCGCAAGGCTTTTGATAGAGGGTAATGAGGTCAAAGGGCTAATAGAAGACCTTCCTCCCCACATGAAGGGGTTAGTCTTGGAGGAAGTGGCCAGAAACTACGGCGTAGCTCTTAGTAGAGTAGCCTTTGTCGGGGACGGTGAGAGCGACCTCTCGATCTTCGAGATGGAGCTGGGCCTCAAGATAGCCTTTAGGCCTAGATCTGAGAGGATAATAGAACTCTCAGATCACGTAGTTCACGACCTACTTAGTGCTGCTAAGTTAATAGTGGAGTGGTCGAAAGGTACGGAATGA